In Etheostoma spectabile isolate EspeVRDwgs_2016 chromosome 20, UIUC_Espe_1.0, whole genome shotgun sequence, the following are encoded in one genomic region:
- the htr1b gene encoding 5-hydroxytryptamine receptor 1B: MERCGQVELTQPVNTTNGSCLPDPSTVDVSAESLAYQISLAVILSGITLATTLSNAFVVAIISQSKKLQTPANFLIASLAITDLLVSILVMPICVLYTVIHTWTLGQIVCDIWLSSDITCCTASILHLCVIALDRYWAITDAVEYSKKRTPGRAAGMVATAWVIAISISLPPLFWRQVKAEELTSCSVNTDHIFYTIYSTFGAFYIPTLLLIVLYGRIYVEARKRILKQSPKKVGKRLTSAHLVTNSPGSVASTTSLQCGRHDTQSSDTGSSTSENQVKVTLSDALLEKKRISAARERKATKTLGIILGAYIVCWLPFFIYTLVVATCETCFNPELFDFFTWLGYLNSLINPIIYTMSNEDFKKAFHKLVRFKCCRS; encoded by the coding sequence ATGGAGCGCTGCGGTCAAGTCGAGCTAACTCAGCCGGTGAACACCACAAACGGCAGTTGTCTTCCTGATCCATCCACTGTGGATGTCAGCGCAGAGAGTCTCGCCTATCAGATCAGTCTGGCGGTGATTCTTTCCGGCATAACACTCGCCACCACTTTATCCAATGCGTTTGTCGTAGCGATAATCTCCCAATCGAAGAAACTGCAAACTCCTGCGAACTTTCTGATCGCCTCTCTGGCCATCACCGACCTGCTGGTGTCCATTCTGGTGATGCCCATTTGTGTCCTCTACACGGTTATCCACACCTGGACGTTGGGGCAAATCGTGTGCGACATCTGGCTCTCCTCGGACATAACGTGTTGCACGGCGTCTATCCTCCACCTGTGCGTAATCGCTTTGGATAGGTACTGGGCCATCACGGACGCGGTGGAGTACTCCAAAAAGCGCACTCCGGGGCGCGCGGCCGGGATGGTGGCCACAGCCTGGGTCATCGCCATCTCCATCTCCCTGCCTCCTCTCTTCTGGAGGCAGGTTAAGGCGGAGGAGCTGACCAGCTGCAGCGTCAACACGGATCATATTTTTTACACCATCTACTCCACCTTTGGGGCTTTCTACATCCCCACATTGCTGCTCATTGTCCTCTACGGACGGATATACGTCGAGGCTCGGAAACGGATCCTGAAGCAGTCCCCCAAGAAGGTGGGGAAGAGACTCACCTCTGCGCACCTGGTCACCAACTCCCCGGGATCCGTGGCGTCCACAACATCTCTGCAGTGCGGAAGACACGACACCCAGTCCAGCGACACCGGGTCTTCAACAAGCGAGAACCAGGTGAAAGTGACGTTGTCGGACGCGCTTTTGGAGAAAAAGCGCATTTCAgcagccagagagagaaaggcgACCAAGACTTTGGGGATAATCCTCGGCGCTTATATCGTTTGCTGGCTGCCGTTTTTCATTTACACATTGGTGGTGGCCACGTGTGAGACATGTTTTAACCCCGagttatttgactttttcaccTGGTTGGGCTATCTGAACTCCCTCATCAACCCGATCATATACACAATGTCCAATGAGGACTTCAAGAAAGCTTTCCATAAACTTGTGCGCTTCAAGTGCTGCAGGTCGTGA
- the LOC116670076 gene encoding LOW QUALITY PROTEIN: snake venom 5'-nucleotidase (The sequence of the model RefSeq protein was modified relative to this genomic sequence to represent the inferred CDS: inserted 2 bases in 1 codon) codes for MSVWTSRCALLTLLCIFLNCSSTLSTFEVTLLHTNDNHARIEETSEDSGKCPAGGPCFGGVARRFTKVSEIRKKEKNVLLLDAGDQFQGTVWFNYYKGAEAAHFMNKLGYDAMAFGNHEFDNGVEGLIQYFLQNVTCSVVSANIIPDQTLAPKLSRYYQPYTVVNVGSEKVVVVGYTTAETPFLSMPGQHLKFEDEVKALQVQVDELETQGYNKIIALGHSGFDVDRDIATRVRGVDVVIGGHTNTFLYTGNHPSTGVPAGLYPFMVRSNDGRNVPVVQAFAFGKYLGYLKLTFDDFGNVVKAVGNPILMDSSIRQDPEVLADIEKWKKDLAQYSSRYVGQTLVXRTFEECRFRECNLGNLICDAMIYHNLKYSSELQWNHVGICMLNSGSVRTAINEHYKNGSITMEEILTVLPFGGTIDLVQIKGSTVKKAFEHSIHRYGSMSGEFLQVSGIHIQYDLSKPVNQRVVSLSMLCTECRVPKYEPLDPEKTYTVVMPSYIVDGGDGFTMIKEELLKHNTGDMDISVLFKYISDMKRVYPAVEGRITFRNSGVFTARSLGLLLLGLCLSLIL; via the exons ATGAGCGTCTGGACCTCGCGGTGCGCTCTCTTGACCTTGCTCTGTATCTTTCTAAACTGTTCGAGCACACTCTCGACTTTCGAGGTGACGCTGCTTCACACAAACGACAACCATGCACGAATCGAGGAGACCAGCGAGGACTCGGGGAAGTGTCCAGCCGGGGGTCCATGCTTCGGCGGGGTCGCCAGGCGGTTCACTAAAGTGTCAGAGATCAGGAAAAAGGAGAAGAACGTGTTGTTGTTGGATGCTGGAGACCAGTTTCAGGGAACTGTCTGGTTCAACTACTATAAAGGCGCCGAAGCAGCGCACTTCATGAACAAACTCGGTTATGATGCTATG GCTTTTGGAAACCATGAGTTTGACAACGGAGTGGAGGGTCTCATTCAGTACTTCCTCCAAAATGTTACTTGCTCTGTGGTGAGTGCCAACATTATACCTGACCAGACTCTGGCCCCAAAGCTCAGCCGCTACTACCAGCCCTACACAGTCGTAAATGTGGGCTCAGAGAAAGTAGTCGTGGTGGGCTACACCACTGCTGAGACCCCCTTCTTATCCATGCCAG GCCAACACTTAAAGTTTGAGGATGAAGTGAAGGCCCTTCAGGTTCAGGTTGATGAGCTGGAAACACAGGGATATAATAAGATCATCGCCCTGGGCCACTCTGGCTTTGACGTGGATCGAGATATCGCCACGCGCGTGAGAGGAGTTGATGTCGTTATTGGAGGACACACCAACACATTCCTCTATACTG GAAACCACCCATCCACTGGAGTGCCCGCAGGTCTATACCCTTTTATGGTGAGGTCTAACGATGGGAGAAACGTGCCAGTGGTCCAGGCCTTTGCCTTTGGGAAGTACCTTGGCTACTTAAAACTTACCTTTGACGACTTCGGGAATGTAGTTAAAGCTGTTGGAAACCCCATCCTAATGGACAGTAGCATACGTCAAG ATCCAGAAGTCCTTGCTGACATTGAGAAGTGGAAAAAAGACTTGGCCCAGTATTCCTCGCGTTATGTCGGACAGACCTTAGT TAGGACATTTGAAGAGTGTCGATTTCGGGAGTGTAACCTTGGAAACCTGATATGTGATGCTATg atttatcacaatttaaagTATTCAAGTGAGCTGCAGTGGAATCATGTGGGCATATGTATGCTGAATAGTGGGTCTGTACGGACAGCTATTAACGAGCACTACAAAAATG GTTCCATAACTATGGAGGAGATACTCACCGTCTTACCGTTTGGAGGAACCATCGACTTGGTCCAGATAAAGGGATCAACAGTGAAAAAGGCATTTGAACACTCCATTCACAGATATGGAAGCATGTCTGGAGAATTTCTTCAAGTCTCAG GCATTCACATTCAGTATGACCTCTCCAAACCAGTCAACCAGCGTGTAGTGTCTCTGTCTATGCTCTGCACTGAGTGCCGTGTGCCCAAGTATGAACCCTTAGACCCGGAGAAGACGTACACTGTGGTCATGCCTTCATACATTGTGGACGGAGGTGATGGCTTTACTATGATCAAGGAGGAGTTACTGAAGCATAACACAG GTGACATGgacatttctgttttattcaAATACATCTCGGACATGAAGCGTGTGTACCCAGCAGTCGAAGGCCGGATCACATTCAGGAACTCGGGTGTCTTTACAGCTCGTAGCCTTGGATTGTTGCTGCTGGGTTTATGTCTGTCCCTGATCCTCTGA